In the genome of Phycisphaerales bacterium, one region contains:
- a CDS encoding lmo0937 family membrane protein yields MLWTLALILVLLWLVGLITSYTLSGFIHVLLVVALIVVVIRLIQGRQVSI; encoded by the coding sequence ATGCTGTGGACTCTTGCTCTGATCCTTGTGCTGTTATGGCTGGTGGGCCTGATCACCTCCTACACGTTGAGCGGCTTCATTCATGTACTGCTGGTGGTCGCACTCATCGTCGTGGTGATTCGCCTCATACAGGGCCGCCAGGTTTCGATCTGA
- a CDS encoding PRC-barrel domain-containing protein — MLALGGLALGQQQRGSGTPTTPAAGAERRADAPMTAAHCAAMLKNAKHTLAEGIAAAEKHCGGRAVRAECMMKAGAGEGPVCVVTLLVGEDRLVEATVDSKTGKVMNQRDLDGPSQGRADRSKDHWDDFAMARSWQKSSNLTGKKVTNPADEDLGTLQEIVVDANSGRILYGVLSFGGFLGLGDKLFAIPWSALPLSGDAHAFVLDVDKERLEKAVTFDKRQWPNFADEQFALATFKHYNQKPYWQNEDGDVRQASDVDRRQANAYRARWNQRATVWQKASDLASKNVRNRQNDDLGKIVDLAIDPQAGRILYAILATRGMHFAIPWQALSLSADYKHFILDINKDQLTDALGFSKDNWPNMVDSRWATETHTYFKVEPYWTDARSEHSTATP; from the coding sequence GTGCTGGCACTCGGCGGGCTAGCACTGGGCCAGCAACAGCGCGGCTCGGGCACCCCCACGACACCTGCGGCGGGGGCCGAACGCCGGGCAGATGCGCCGATGACCGCCGCGCACTGCGCGGCGATGCTCAAGAACGCGAAACACACGCTTGCGGAAGGTATCGCCGCGGCGGAGAAGCACTGTGGCGGACGCGCGGTCCGGGCCGAGTGCATGATGAAGGCGGGCGCCGGGGAAGGGCCAGTCTGCGTCGTCACGCTGCTGGTAGGTGAAGACCGCCTGGTCGAAGCCACCGTGGACTCCAAGACCGGCAAGGTGATGAATCAGCGCGATCTGGACGGCCCGAGCCAGGGCCGCGCTGACCGGTCCAAGGACCACTGGGACGATTTTGCGATGGCGCGGAGCTGGCAAAAGTCGTCCAATCTGACCGGAAAGAAAGTGACCAACCCAGCCGACGAGGACCTCGGAACCCTGCAAGAAATCGTCGTGGACGCGAACTCCGGACGCATTCTCTACGGCGTGCTGTCGTTCGGCGGCTTCCTGGGCCTCGGCGACAAGCTCTTTGCGATTCCGTGGTCGGCGCTGCCGCTCTCGGGCGACGCGCATGCCTTTGTGCTGGACGTCGATAAGGAGCGACTGGAGAAGGCGGTCACGTTTGACAAGCGCCAGTGGCCGAACTTCGCCGATGAGCAGTTCGCCCTCGCCACCTTCAAGCACTACAACCAGAAGCCCTACTGGCAGAACGAGGACGGTGACGTACGCCAGGCGTCCGACGTTGACCGTCGCCAGGCCAACGCCTACCGGGCGCGCTGGAATCAGCGTGCCACGGTCTGGCAGAAAGCCAGTGATCTGGCCAGCAAGAATGTCCGTAACCGGCAGAATGACGACCTCGGCAAGATTGTCGATCTGGCCATCGATCCGCAGGCCGGCCGTATTCTCTACGCCATTCTTGCGACCCGCGGAATGCATTTCGCAATTCCGTGGCAGGCGCTGAGTCTGAGCGCCGATTACAAGCATTTCATCCTGGATATCAACAAGGACCAGCTTACGGACGCCCTCGGCTTCAGCAAAGACAATTGGCCGAACATGGTCGATTCGCGCTGGGCCACCGAGACGCACACCTACTTCAAGGTTGAGCCGTACTGGACCGACGCGCGGAGTGAACACTCAACCGCAACGCCCTGA
- a CDS encoding DUF2294 family protein has product MKNAGLTMAQQIAAAASALETKRSGLIPKAVTVVQSDGTLVVTLHGVLSAAEQALAQTPAGAAQVQEFHRQLFTSNAAGLRAEIKRITGVEVRQATAEVEPSSGAVVAVFTTGTIVQVFLLAGHITPEAWSAGEAVRT; this is encoded by the coding sequence ATGAAAAATGCGGGCCTGACTATGGCGCAACAGATCGCCGCCGCCGCCTCGGCCTTGGAAACGAAGCGCTCGGGGCTGATCCCCAAAGCTGTTACGGTGGTACAGAGCGATGGCACCCTCGTGGTCACGCTGCACGGCGTGCTTTCGGCAGCGGAACAGGCGCTGGCCCAAACCCCTGCCGGCGCCGCGCAGGTGCAGGAGTTTCACCGCCAACTGTTTACGAGCAACGCCGCCGGACTGCGCGCAGAAATCAAGCGCATCACCGGGGTCGAAGTACGGCAGGCAACTGCGGAAGTGGAACCCAGTTCCGGAGCCGTCGTGGCGGTTTTCACGACGGGCACGATCGTCCAGGTCTTCCTGCTCGCCGGACACATCACTCCGGAAGCGTGGTCTGCGGGTGAGGCCGTCAGGACATGA
- a CDS encoding response regulator has product MESIEKQARSFLPIEQCGVLVADDEPAIRECLQVGLAREGFSVWLAADGQEALEVFRAHSDAIDVLLLDVRMPHLDGPATLAGLQQLSPQVPCCFMSGHLGSHTANELLRSGAHALLPKPFHLSEVVQLLRAATRGNHCSAACVPRSAAAFAPAWTQDHGVLFA; this is encoded by the coding sequence ATGGAATCCATTGAGAAACAGGCAAGATCGTTTCTGCCGATCGAGCAGTGCGGCGTGCTGGTCGCGGACGATGAACCAGCCATTCGGGAATGCCTGCAGGTGGGACTCGCACGGGAAGGTTTCTCGGTCTGGCTTGCGGCCGACGGGCAGGAAGCGCTGGAAGTGTTCAGGGCCCACAGCGACGCCATCGACGTACTCCTGCTCGATGTGCGCATGCCGCATCTGGATGGGCCGGCGACCCTGGCGGGCCTCCAGCAACTGTCGCCGCAGGTGCCCTGCTGCTTCATGAGCGGCCATCTAGGGTCCCATACAGCCAACGAACTGCTCAGGAGTGGAGCGCACGCGCTGCTCCCGAAGCCGTTTCACTTGTCAGAGGTCGTCCAACTGCTGCGCGCGGCGACCCGCGGCAACCATTGTTCCGCGGCTTGCGTGCCGCGCAGCGCCGCGGCGTTCGCACCGGCGTGGACTCAGGATCACGGGGTTTTGTTCGCTTGA